The DNA segment aaaaacaaagagaaaaaataacCAGCTATGGAGCTTGCAGACATTTCAATATAAACCATGACAACATAGAAAAATTTACCCTCTTTCCTAAAAGATTAATCCATAACACACCAATAGGAAAAATATTAAGTATACCAACACTGGCaccaaacagagacagacagccagGCCAAGCCTAACAGGGAAAGGCTGCTGTTTCCAAAGCCTGCTAGGGTCAGAGTAACAGCAGGAGGATAACTATGAAGCTTCCCAACCCAGTTTCCACTTGCCATATCCCCaaaaattaaaattccaaatCCCCACTCAACTCCGAGTTCCACAGAGCAGTGCCCCAAAATACACGCAGGATGGCACAGCAAGGGAGCACACAGGTTGGTGAGAGGTTCCTATGGCGGCGGGATGGGAAGTAGGGGTAGCTATCACTTTTCTGAACCATGGCTGGAAAAGCTCAGACTACCTCACAGCGCTGGAGCATCACTGCCCTGAGCTGTCACTGAGCAGCAACACACGCTGGTTAAAACTGCCAGGTTACAGGGGAGATAAATCACACCTTCCTCCAGCAAGTGCTCTCCGTGTGACAGTGTGTACTTAGCTTGTCTACAAGAACTAGGTGCAATCAGAAGGATTCTTAATCTCAAACTAGAAAACAGGAACGAATGAGAGGAGTAGTAGTTAGCTCTAAAATGAACTGCCTGGAATACCCTGCTCAATATGGCAGCCACCACTAATGTAGCCACTTAAATTTAAGAAAGGTAAAATTTAAAATCCTCATTCTGCCGTGCACAATAGCTTGCATttctaatcccagaactcaggaagcagaggcaaggggatcacTGCAAATTCAAGGTCTGTTCTGTATAGTTAGTTTCAGGCCAGCAAGGGTaaggctgtctcaaaaaagctaaataaattaaaaaaaaaaaaaatccagttactgctgggcatagtggcaaGCAAGAAGCGGAGGCAAGTGAATCCACACATCTGAAGCCACCCAAGGCAACACTGAGCTTCAGAGGCAGCCTGAGACCTCCTATCACTATGCTGGACAGCAGCCTCTTCACTGCAGCTCAACTCAGGTGACCACAGACAGCTCTGGCTCAGCAGAGTGCCAGCCTCACCACAACCAGTATATGCAGAGAATGGCAAACGGACAAGCTGTGCCGACCCTGTGGCCAACTGACAGCCAGCACCTCCTTCAGGTTACTTCACACAGCTAGCTCAGACTCAGCCATGCTGCCCACTACCTCTAGGCCAAATTGCTCAACTAAGACCAAGTACTCACTGGACCACTCAGAGTTCGAGGCCTCACCCATCACATGATGTGCCCAAGGCTAGTTCCTAGCTGCTTCTACACCACCTTCAGTACTGAGACCAGCTTCTTCATAGGCTGTCCTGCCAAACCAATGTGCTAAGCATATTCACAAGAGGCCGGCTGCAGTCCTGCAGCTACTGCTGCTGTAGTCACTCCAATCTTCACCAGGCCCTGTAGAAATATACTGTGGGAATCCACAATCCCCAATGTACACTGAGTGCGTAACTGCTCACGCATAACCACAGTTACCACACAAAGGCCTGCTGCTCAAGTACAGGGTCCTCTAACTATTTCCATGCGCACCTATCCCTCTGACAGCAAAGGCAAACATTGGGTGAATGGCTGTTCTCTTTTATTCAAGCAATGCAGCCTATGCATAGCACTAAACTCATGGGTGTGCTGGAGACTTGACACCCAGAACCACTTCCTATGCCTGAGTCTCTAGTTCTCTGCCTACGGCTGATGAAACTGCAGCAGTGCTGCTGTAGAGGCTGCCCAGAAGGCAACCAACTACTGGTGTTCCAGCTACTAAAACTCACCAGGGCTtggtgagagggctcagcaggtaaaggtgctcacgccaagcctgacaacctggatTCCAACTCAGGCCCCACGTGGTGGGAGAAGAAAACGGACTCTCACAAGTTGctctctgaccaccacacacacaacaattaaatatattttaaaaatcaacagtGAAACTGATCAGAGACCACAGAAAGAAACTCCTATTTAACTATtgtaaatttattatttaaaaaatgctgCAAAATATAAACTGTAAaaggattgggggagggggagctaggatccatgtagccctggctgtcctagaactcaactctgtagaccaggtcagtctcagagatcctcctgcttctgcttcccaagtgctagaattaaaggtgtagcAGGAAAAGGTATTTCAGACATTATTTACTGAGAAAAATACCTGTCTAGTGAACAATGCCAGtcctaaattattttactttaaataacaaaaaacataaaattaacaaaataccaaaacaaaacaaatgactgCTTTTAGACCCTAGGAAAAAAAAGTTCAGCAAAGAACAAAACGTGGAGGATTCTGTAGGTCCACAGTTCTTTACTGTGGGATAGATTACAGGATCAGCTCTGTCTGGTTAAcccattttatgtttatgagcgCTTTGCCTACATGTCTATGCTGTCAGATGGCAAtggttcccctggagctggagttacagatagtcaccacagtggtgctgggaactgaacctaggtcctctgcaagagcagttaagctctcttaactgctgggccatttcTGTAGCCATCAGCTATTTTAAGTAATTGAACTCGTGATAACTGAGGAAAACTTTTTGAATTACTAAAATTCTGTTTTAGCAAAAAATTCTTTGCAGAGTAGAAACAGTTCTATGGGGCAGCACTGCCAAGATCCATTCATCCAAAGGGCTTATCAATTACAGAGAAAATGCTTCCAAGAAAGTGATAAAACGCAGTACTGGGCCTGATGGGACAGTCCCCTTCAACCTATATGTATActtaggaggcagacacaggaggatctctgagtttgaggtctgtcttgtctacatagcgagttccaggacagctgagaccacacacagagactgtcacaaaaactaaaaacaaaacaaaacaaaaaacaacaacaaaagaaacaagaatccaggggaagagagagagagagagagagagagagagagagagagagagagagaaagtgtgagtgagtgtgtgtgtgaatctgtgtgtgtgtttaagtcaGGTACAGAAAAACCTATGAGTCGAGGAAAGCAGATCCCCTCctctttttaaatggtttatttatttatttttattggtgttTTTCCTCATGTCTGTCTATAtaagtgtcagatcccctggaaatagAGTTATAGACAGGCCTAGGCTCTGACTAGCTGGAGACTACACAGTTTACCTCACACGGCAATAAAATGAGAATCTCTTCCTGCGTCTTACCTTTCTCCCAGACCAGCACAATACTCTTCAGCTACTTGAAAATTAAAACGACAACAAATaccaggtttttattttttttattttggcagttttgttggggggggggggtattttcTTTGTGGTGCCTGggttgaatccagggccttgtattTGGTAGGTCCTAAGGGCTCTACTGAGCTATACTTCTAAACACATCAAGTTTTAATAACCATTAAGTGAGTAGTACCCTATTATAAATCTAAACCAgggcacacctttgatcccagcattcaggagacagaaacaagCACTTCTGTGAGTTTAAGTTCAGCCTAGTCTGTAACAGagagctccaagacagccaggactacatagtgagaccctgtctcaaaaactaaataactaaacaaacaaacaaatcaatgacTTAGTATATAAATCTGAACTAAGAAGCTTCTCCTTCATCCCCACACAGGCGTTTTACATGAGGATGTTGTACATCGATCAGGCAATGTCTGCTGGGAGAGGAGCTCACGGTGGCAGCACACTGGCACTTCACCTTTTAACTTATCAGTATGGCAGCAGCTGGGTGTGCTTGGGGCTGCTGAGTCACTCCAACCAAACTTCATGGGGCTGACCAAAACTTGCCATCTCCTCAGCTGTAACAGGGCATGTTTCCTCCCAGTAACAAGATTAGCAAAGGGGCTGTTCCACTGTACAAGGACCATTTCTCTGGCCTGGGAGCTGTCCTCTCCTTTGGATGGTAATGAGTTAAGAATGAGCTCTACCTAGTCACCATTTTTGTTGCCCTTGGTTTTTATTATTAGATGCCTTCCTGGCAACACTCAGCTTTTGATACCTTTATTGATAATTGACATGATCACTAGTTTACAGTGATCTTTCCAGGTACCTCCTTTCCACTTAGGGAAAAGCAATTGCTGGGCATCTATTACCCCAGGATGGTTGACGCCATCACTTTTCATACTTCACTTCTGTCCTGTCTTCTTGGTCCTCTTCAAGAACCTTAGACAGATTTAATCATAAAGTACAGCAGCTGGTTttcaattcattttattttaaaacaaggtctcactatgtagcctggctggcctggaactggctctaCAGAACAAGTTGGCcgccaactcagagatcctctgcctcttgagggctgggattaaagacggtACAACCACACTCCATCTCAAACGCTTCTTACTCTAGGTGTCTCTCTCCCAATTCATATGTAGACACAGGGATCTGTGTTACGGCAGACTTCTTTACCATACACCCACCCTTCTACAGTGTTCTCAGGCTACTGTGAAAATCTGACACCAGAGGAGACCAAGATAGCTCATGTGTGAagaaaaaaacccccaaaacaacaaaaaacaaacaaaataggcAAGAAGGGTCTGTCCTCAACACTGGCTTCTTTTAAAGAAGTCACCAGACAATATACACACACTAAGATTCCTATGAGTATATTAGATAAAAAGAATCTACAATCAGTACAAACTCACACTGCTAGTCTGCAGcattaggtaaaaaaaaaaaatctgttagtgACAGAAAATGCTGAGGGCTGTCACATGAGGAAGACATCACAAGAAAATCTAAAAGATGGCAGTCAGTTCAGGCTTACTGCATCTAAAGGTCACAACCCTAACTCTAATGCTATGACTGTAACTGGGCCATAATTCCAACTTGACCTAATTTAAACCTTTCAATAGTTTTTAGTAGTTGGCAAGATTATGGCTTCATTCTATCTGTACAATCATTGAGATTAAACCTTTCGGTACTACATTAACACCACAGGCCAGATTATAATTTTGGCAAGCACCTTCTAACTTCCAATTTAGTTTGATCGTCTTTCTTTGACACAATTACACAGAACCAAAATCAGTAACTCAGTTCAGTCTAGGGAGCTCAAAATTTTTACCACTGGATCAAATATCTCAATGTTGGGGAACCCCAATCCCAGAAAATAACTGTTTCAAGGAGAAGTCTAGCAAAACAATGATTGCATTCACAACCAAAGAATGCAAGGAATAAgatccagggctggggagatggcccagtcatTGAGAACCCTTGTTGGTCCTAAGGGGgactggggttttgtttttagccctcctctggcctccatggacaccagaCACGCATGTCATTGTGTTcaaacatatacacaggcaaaccactcatatacataaaataaaataaaatcgtttatgagaaaataaaaaaaagcaagcctATGATCCACCTTATTTAAGCCTGAGACTACTACGGAATAAAAGACGTGAAAGCCGTGAACCTGGATGGGCTTAGATGAATAAACGAGTCTCTAAATCTGTCCTCTGTTCTccaccagaaaaataaaagtacaacTTAGTGATGCATATAGGTCGTCAAACTCCATATTAGGAGACTTTCTAGTAAGAAATAAAACAGGCCTTCTTTATTCTGAGGTAAGACACGTCCCAGTTTACTTCTTCCCACCTTCTGGAAGGCAAAAATAAGGGGAAAAGAAACTCCATCTGGACCGGGCCTAAAGCCCCGAGGGGCCGCCTAGGGCCTCCGCCAGGCTGGATGGAAAGGGTAACTAGAATAACTCGCAATGTTAGCCACCTCCCAGATCACAGCCAAACGGCTCCTCATCCAAACTGTTTAGAATCCTGCCTGCCAATGCTACAACCGAGAGTGGGTCACTACCCACCCGGGTCCATCAGCCCCTCGGAGTTTACAACAGATGAGGTCGCAGCATCGCGGTCTGCCCTAAGCCCTCCCAGCTGCAGGGTTAAGCCCAACCTCCGCCTTTCTGCTGACCTTGGGGCGCCAGCAGCTCCCCGCCCCCGAAGCGTCCCGTCCCCTCTCAGAGGCGCCTCGAGGGGCTGTCTCTTCAAGATCGGCTAttcctcccatccccccaccactaccacccgCCTAAATTTAGGAAGGACCACCGTCTGTCTCGTAGGACCGAACAAACCTCATTCCAAAGTGGAAAGGGCAGAAGacgaagaaaacaagaaaaagacgGAGAAGGGGTAGCCCTGGATTCCAGAGAGTCACCTCTCTGGCTACCCACAGGGTCCAGTTGTCAGAGGCCGCGCAACCTTCTCCCGGCCTCCTCCGACCGCAGAGCAGCGCAGACAAGAGCCTCACACCACCCCGGCTTCGTGCGCCCCTCGGCTCCATGGCGCACATCCTCGGCCGAGGGGCCGTAGAGAAAGTGGGTCCCTTCTCTCACCTGGGGCGGAGGCGCTCGCTCATGGCAGCTGGTGAAGGCGAGCGACGCGGCGCCGCCCCGCGCCGACAGCGAACAGTCGGAGTTGTGTTCCGGCGACCGCCACGCCCACCCCCACGGGCCTGAGCTCTGACTGCCGCGCGGGTGGAGGCTGCCGGCGGTGAGTACCCCTCAGTCCCACCCGTACCACAGCTACTTCCGGTGTCTCCTCCGCGCCTCCCCATGTCGCAGGCGCCGTGGTACCGTCTTCTTGCGGCTGCGCAGAGGCGGGACGCCGGCCGCGCTCACCCAGAACCCCAGTCCGCAGGAAGAGGCGGGTCCTAAAGGGAGGCTCGGCCGGGAACTTCCAGGACCCCGTTTAGGTGTCCGAGGCATCCGCCTGTTCAAAAACAAAGCGGGACGCGCGGTAAGAGTAAGGCCGAATTTTAgataaattaaattatttgacAGTTGTTGATACTTGTATCTGCGTTAAGACACTCTGAGGtgaaaattttataaagaacagGTCGAGACCCATCAGGCACTGACGCGGACGGCCACGAGTTCAGGGTGCGATTGTTGGGAAGGTGTTGGTGGGCTATGGGTTCTAAGAGAGCGCCGCTTGGAACTTCGCG comes from the Rattus norvegicus strain BN/NHsdMcwi chromosome 10, GRCr8, whole genome shotgun sequence genome and includes:
- the Vcf1 gene encoding protein VCF1 isoform X11, which translates into the protein MCAMEPRGARSRGGVRLLSALLCGRRRPGEGCAASDNWTLWVAREVTLWNPGLPLLRLFLVFFVFCPFHFGMRKRRRNGSDDDNHPPPQTKRSSRNPIFQDSWDTEAGF
- the Vcf1 gene encoding protein VCF1 isoform X10; protein product: MGRRGGDTGSSCGTGGTEGYSPPAASTRAAVRAQARGGGRGGRRNTTPTVRCRRGAAPRRSPSPAAMSERLRPRKRRRNGSDDDNHPPPQTKRSSRNPIFQDSWDTEAGF